In Legionella cincinnatiensis, the DNA window TAGCTCTTTATCATCCCAAACAAAATTAATCTCACCACTACTTGAAATCCCAATTATTGGCTCTTGAACATCTTGTTCTTGAATTAATCTGATGAACTTGAAAGCATTATTAATATCTTCCGTGGTTGGGGCACATGCTCCTTCACTATCCCAATCATTTTTAAGTAATGAATAAGATTCTAATGTTGAGGTAAGCGATTGAGCAGAAAAATGATTCATATTACCCGAAATGTTCAAATATTAACCATAACTAGATTATAGTTTATTTTTTGATCTCATAACACAAGTAATTTAGCATTATTAGTTATGCTATATATCTATATTATTAAAATGCGACACAAGTGCGACACAAAAAACTGACTATAACGAGGAAATTACGTAACTTATTGATTTTACTACTGCCGCTGCGCAGAATCGAACTGCGGACCTTCTGATTACGAATCAACTGCTCTACCGACTGAGCTACAGCGGCGTATAGAAAAGTATACTTAAGTTAAGTGGTGATGCAATAGCTTATAATTATTCTTTGTTTTGTCCTTACTTAAACGAATAAGAGTCGTTAAATGATGATTTTTTATTGAAATATAAAATAAAATGAGCATTTTTAATGCGTTCTTGCGAAAACTAATTATGAATGTTCTGACTTTAATTCATAATAATTTTTACCAAATTAGCAAAAAAATATTCAAATAGATAAAAAATGATTTATAATGATGCGTTGAATCATCTTTTGCATTAGTAGAAAAAAAATTTAATGTAATATAAGAAATATTTTTCTGCTTTTTTAATTGAGAATAGTTTTAAATTATTGCAGATGAATATAACATAGCGTCACCTAAAATCATGGCAACCTGTGAGAAATAAACAGCTCGTGAAAAATAGTACAGTGGATACAGAAAAAACCGTTAAAGACAGTGGTTATAGCCGCCGGCTAAAAGACCGCCATGTGCAACTTATTGCATTAGGAGGAATTATTGGCTCAGGCTATTTTTTAGGCACAGGTGAAGTTATAAACCTGGTCGGTCCCTCTGTATTTTTAGCTTATATACTAGGCGGTTTAATCATTTTCTTAACTATGCTGTGTATGGGGGAACTTGCTGTAGCTATTCCAATATCAGGTTCATTTGTTACTTATACCGCTGATTTTATATCTCCATCAGTTGCTTGTGGTGTAGGATGGTCTTATTGGATTAGTTGGGTAGCATATATCCCTGCCGAATGTGTGGCGGGGGGAATAATAATGGAAATGTTTACCGGAGTGAATGGTTATATATGGGCTATTTGTTTTGGTTTATTGATTACTTATATTAACCTTGCAAAAGTAGATACTTTTGGGGAAATTGAGTTTTGGCTTGCTTTAATCAAAATTTTAGCTTTATTAGGCTTTGTTATTTTAGCAATTTTAATTTTCTTTGGCTTAATCCATAGCCCAGAGTCTAATGGCATAATTGGGACTAAATATATCATAGGTGATGGTGGTTTCCTTCCTAATGGAACCATGCCATTGTTAACGGCTATGGTTCTTTTGCTTGTAAATTATCAAGGGTCTGAAATCATTGGCCTTGCTGCTGGAGAATCAGAAAACCCGGCGAGAATGATTCCACATGCCATCAGAAATGTTACTTTAAGAATTCTTTTCATCTACATTATCCCTGTATTTTGCTTGGTGTTAATTTTTCCATGGCAAAAAGCGGGATTATCAAATTCAGTATTTGCTGATGCGCTCAACTTCTACAATCTAAAATGGGCTGGTGCAGTAACCAGCTTTGTGACCCTTAGTGCAACATTATCTTGCGCTAACTCTGGATTTTACGGCACTGTACGCGCCCTGAATGCCTTAGCTCGTGATGGAATGGCACCGCATACCTTTGCAAAATTTAATGAAAACTCCGTACCTCAAAATGCCGTTATTGCTACATTAATAACCATTTGGATCCTTTTAGGCGTAGGTTACTTTTTTGGACAAACAAAACTTTATATAGCCCTACTTCTGGTATCTGGTTTTACTGGCACCCTGGCCTGGATTTCTTTATGTACGTCACAAATTCGCTTTAGAAGTAGATTGTATCAAGCAGGATATACTACAAAAAATCTTCGCTATGTAACTCCTTATTCACCTTATACCGGAATTCTTGCAATTATACTTATGTTTATCGCCTTGTTCTTCCTGGTGCTCAATAAGGATCCTACCTATAAACTCGCTTTTTATATTGGTACGGTGAGCTTTGTGATCCCCATAATAATCTATAAGCTCTTTGATCTCTCGAAGAAAAGGAAAAAAGCATTACATTTAAAAACTAGAGTTAAATTTCAAGATCTATTTCCTCCAGTTTGATGGGTTCTGCTAGAGATACTATAAAGCTCGAAGTAAAAGGGAAATAAGAAAAATATGAAAGGAATTCATAGCAGCAAGATTATGAGGCACAATCGTTTAAAAAATCTTAATAACCGCTGGCCAACCTGGCTTGCTCTTATTATTATTGCTTTGCTTTATGAAGCTTTACCCCAAATATTTTATTGGGGTCCCAGAGGTTTACTCCTTGGCTTGGTAACTTTACTTCTGATCCCATTAATAATCACTCTATGGAATAATAATAATCGTATTAATCACTATCTGATATTGGCAGTTAATATTCTTATCACCCTCTATACAGTCATTTCAGTAAGCCGACTGATTCTTGCTACAATTCATGGACAAATTGGCCCAAACCACTTACTGCTTTCTTCAGTCATCTTATGGACAACTAACATCCTTGTTTTTGCATTATGGTATTGGAGCTTAGATGCTGGGGGCCCGGTGCAACGAGAATTAAAGGAAAGTGCCGGTTCAACTGCATTTTTATTTCCTCAAATACAACTTTCTTTAACACAAACAGCCGGAGTACCCAACTCCCTAAAAAACTGGGCACCCCATTTTGTGGATTATTTATTCCTCGCTTTTAACACTACAACAGCCTTTTCTCCAACAGATACACCTGTATTAACTCGGTGGGCAAAGTGTATGACCATGCTCCAAGCGCTTATCTCATTAACAATTATTTTAATGCTTGCTGCGCGCGCGGTTAATATTCTGAATTCTAGTTCCAGTTATTTCGTATCATAGGATGTAAAGTGTCTCAGAGGCTAATGTAACTTTTGTCCATTAGGTACTTTGGGATCGGCGGTAATCAAGCATATAGCTCCACTCTCATCCGAAAATCCAACTAATAAAAATTGTGAAATAAAGCCTGCGACGTTTTTTTCACCTAAATTAACACATCCTACTACAGAACGTCCTAATAAAGATTCTGGGGTGTAATGTACCGTAACTTGTGCAGAAGTTTGCAATATACCTATGTTTTCACCAAAATCAACCCATATTTTATATGCTGGTTTCTTTGCACGTGGAAACTCTTCAACCTTAACAACAGTACCAGAACGCAACTCTATTTTTGCAAAATCATCATAAGAGACTATCATTCCAAAAACCTCTTTCCCTTAGTATTAAAATTAAGTTACTACTACTTAATAAATAAAATCAATTAAAATACTGTCTCTAGAACAGTTGCATGTAATTCGGGAACTAAACTCTTTAATAAAATAAGTAATTCATCTTCTTGGTTTTCCTTGCAGGCACTATTGAGTAAATGCATTGTTTGCATTAGTTCATTCCAATTCAATTCACGAAATTTTGCTTTGAATAATTTTTCATGCTCTGTTGAATCCAATTGTTCTGATTCATGGAAAAGCTCCTCAAACAATTTTTCTCCTGGACGTAATCCTGTGTATTCAATCATGATATCTTTTCCGGGCTCCTTCCCAGCTAAGCGGATCATTTGCTCGGCCAAGTAGCTAATTTTAACTGGCTCTCCCATGTCCAGCACAAAAATTTCCCCTCCTTGCCCATTAACCATAGCCTGCAAAATTAACTGACATGCTTCGGGTATAGTCATAAAATATCGTTGCATATCAGGATGAGTCACCTTTATTGGACCACCACTTTGTAATTGTTTTTGAAAGAGAGGAACCACACTTCCTGCAGAACCTAAAACATTTCCAAAGCGAACTGTAATGAATTGAGTTTCTACCTTACCATTCAAATTTTGACAAAAAATTTCTGCAACTCTTTTGGTGGTACCCATGATATTAGTTGGATTTACTGCTTTGTCAGTGGAAATCAAAATAAATTTTTCAGTATGGGCCGCCACACTTGCCTTTGCAACTATCTGTGTTCCTAAAATATTATTCAAAACGGCAACGCGTATTTGATTTTCCAGAAGAGGAACATGCTTATAAGCAGCAGCATGAAATACAATTTCAGGAGAATAATCAGTAAATAGATGATTAATCGCTATTTCATCAGTAATACTTACTAATTTAAGTTCTACAGGAATATCAGGAAAACTTTGCTTCAACTCAAGTTCAATTTGATATAAATTAAATTCACTATTTTCAATAATGACCAAACTTTTAGGTTTAAGAGCTAAAATTTGCCGGCATAATTCAGAACCAATTGAGCCCCCTCCTCCAGTTACCAATACTCTTTTTTCAGAAATCTTTGCGATTAATTTATCCCATTGTAAATTAACTTGCTCTCTACCTAACAAATCCTCTATATTTACCGGCCTTAAAGCATTCACTTCAACTCTGCCAGAGGCTAAGTCATTAAGACCCGGCAATGTACTAAAAGGAACTTTGCTGTTTTCGCAATAAGTCACGATACGCCGCATAATTGAAGAGCTTGCTGATGGAATAGCAATAAAAATCAAATCAATCGCATATTCTCGAACTCGCGTGGTAATTTGGCTAGTAGTTCCCAGTACTGGAACTCCGTGTACTTCTAAGCCTTTCTTAGATAGGTTATCATCAATAAAACCAATCGGCTTGTACTGATTGCTCCGTTTTAAATCCCGGACTAATCCCTCCCCGGCCATGCCAGCACCCACTATTAGCACTCGCTTTATTTCAGTCGTCTGATTCCCTCTAGCTCGTCGGTCCCAATAAATTCTCCTCAACAACCTGGCACCGCAAAGAAAAGCAGTTAAGATAACGCAATATAAAGGAAATATTGAACGAGGAAGTGCATGAAGAATCGAAGTTAAATATAAGACAGGAATTGCTATTGTTGTAGCAGTCAAAGATGCTTTTAATATTCGAATTACATCATTTAATGAAAAAAACCGCCATAAGCCTCGATATGTTTTAAAATAGAAATAGCAAGCCACTTGAATGACTGTTAATAAAGCCAAAGCATAAAAAGAATGTGTAGACGTAAGCCGTTCTGGAAAAGGCTGTAGATTGTATCGTAACCAATATGCAGCATACCAAGCTATGGGAATTGCGAGAATATCATTCAGAAGAACAGGTGATTTTAGATACAATCTCTTCAAAAAGATTTTCGCAATTTCGATCATATAATAATCCTTCTGAACTCATTTGTGAGCAAGAGATAGTACATTAGGTTTCTCTTTATAACATCAAAAAATTGCTTTTTATAACGGAAAACTCGAATAAATAATTTATTATTTAATTGGCAAAATATCAGAAGAGTTTGTATATATTTCATAACGATAAATTGAGTCAGGGTTATTGGCCATATAAATTTGACTTAATGTATAATTATTTTGCTTATTTAACAATTTTTTTAAGCAAACATCACTAGGGGTATATATTACTTTCCCTTGCTCAATTAATGAAGTCAAAATAATAACTGCTGGCTTTTTATGCAAAATATTATTGCAAAATAGCTCATACCTGAGTTTTTCAGGGTAATGTGCCATTGATAAGTTATTTAAGCAATATGAATCAATATAATTTAAATGACTCAAATAAGGTATTAAGCCACAATCGGCTAAAACGACTGAAGCCCCCATAGAAATATGACTATTTAACCAATCTACCACCTGTATACGTAATTGCTCTCCTCGAATAGGATTTTGAGAAAAATATCGATAATCTGCCAAGCTCATTTTTGGTATAAAAAAAAGCACTATTGTAAAATAAACTAAATAAAAAAGCGTATTAAAAACGAAGTCTCTTTTTTGCCAAAAGGCATATACTAAAATGCTAATCCCTTGCAATGCTAAAGGAAGGAGTAATCCAAATGCAGGTAAGAAAAGACGATTATCAAAAGCAACTATGGGATCTGAATTTACCAACATTATTAAATAAAAAACACTGGGCACCCATAAAAAATAATGTCGCTTCCCTTCAGACTTATTACAAGCAGGTAAAGCAAGAAGAGCAAATGGCCATATCAATTTTAAGTAATTGCTATCTAAAGTCAAAGTAAAAACATCAGATAATCCTTTACAATATACTGAATTAGGGAAAAGAAATCCAAAATAGGTAAGTCGCCATAAAAAGTAAGGCCCATAAAATAGAACTAAAGTTAAACAAAAAAGAAATACTCCTTGCCCATAATGTTTTATTTCTTTTTGAGGTCTATCCCAGCAAAGCAAGATAAAAAATAAGATCATTAAAGCAGGAGCTTCGGGTCGAGTCATCCCGGCAAGTGCAAGCAATAATCCCGCAAAAACAAAGTATTTGTTTTCTGATTTGCCACGAAAGCCAGGGAATAATTGATATCCCATTCCTCTGAAGCAAAAATATACAGCGCCACAAATAAGTGCTTGGTAAGCCGCTGTTTCCAAACCACTAATTGCCCAGATAATTTGCCCTTTGTAAAATAATAAACCCAAACAAGGTAAGAGTGATTCTCGTTTGGAAAACCAAAATCGACTTATTAAATAGATAAAATAGCAGGTAAAATAAAGTCCTATTAATCCTGCTATTTTTAAGACAATAATGGGATTCCCTTTTAAAAGGATTGTTAAAGCCCCAAGAGCAACAAAAAGAAAATTTGAATAACCTTCTACCGGAGGAGCACCCACATTCCACAATAAACCTGTGCCAGCTGCCCAATGTCTTGCATAACGCAACGAAATGTACATATCATCAATTGTGAATGGCCAAATCGCCTGTATTTGTAAAATCAATAAATAGAGAAATAATAAAATGAAAATACAATCATACCAACGTAATTCAGATTTCATTGTGCTAATGCCATAAAAGTTAACACGATAAAGCACCAAAGATTAATTCGTGATAATTGATCATGTAAAAAAACAATTACAGGATCGTCATTTTCAATATCTTGCATTGCAAGCCAAGCAAAACGCCATAGCGCAATCGCAGCAAAAGGCACAGTCAACATAAAATAAAACGATTGATCTCTTGCATAAATAATATAAAAAACATACGTAAGAAAACTAGCAATACCTATAACAATTATTAACCAATGAAGCATTAAAGGATTATATTTCTTCAATACTTTACGTGTGGTATGTTTTAGACCTAATTGCATTTCCATTCTACGCTTATTTAAAGCAATAAAAAGACTCACTAAGGTTGCTGCAACAGTAAGCCAAACAGAGATACTTAAACCAATACCTGCCGTACCTGCTAAAACTCGCAACATGAATCCCGCAGCGATACAAAGCACATCAATAATAGGAATTAACTTAAAAAGATGGTTATACGCTAGATTTATTACTAAATAAATACAAAGAATAATTGCTAATTTCGTAGAAATTAACCAACCTAAAGCAAGCCCAGCAATTAAAAGCAAAAACAGCATAAAAATTGCCTCAGAAACTGTAATTTTCTCACTTGCCAATGGTCTATGTCGTTTCTGAGGGTGTAAGCTATCTTCCGTTCGATCTTCAATATCATTATAAATATAAACGGCACTAGAAATAAGGCAAAACGCTAAAGTAGCTAGCAATGCGGGAACAAAATATCCCGGGATAGGTGTATAACAAAATCCGAGCATCACAAATGCACCTTTTGTCCAATGCGAGATGCGAAGAAGTTTAAACAAATGTTTAAGCCTTTCCATGAGGCTTACCTTTTGCGTGTTGTTTATCAATTCACTTACCTTCTCTATAAAAAACTTAGTTTGATGAACAATACTATAGTTAATAAATTAAAAGTAACACAATCTAAAAAAAAAGCATCATTTCAATAAGTTAATCTCTAAATAAACTAAAAACCTTCAATTTATTACAACAATTTAGTAAAAAATAATCAAATAACATTGCATTTATACAATTTAGAAGTAAGATAAATAGTTAATGGAACAACACGTACATTACGTACTTTACCACAAGGACGAGGGACATTATGCGCTTTATTCTTGCACCAGGAAATCTTGCCAAATTCGATAACATACGTAAAGCTTATGAAACTGAAAAGCATGTTGATCTCAACGCAAAACCTTCGCTAATCGGCACACCTATTTTTTTTGGCGGAACTGATGTTGTTAGTAGAAACAAACAACTTTTATTTTTAGAAAAAGTGAATGCGATTCTTAAAATTCACTTATTAAGTGAAGAGGAAATTAAAACGCCGCAACAACGTCAAGTTTATCTTATTGCAGCACGATTTTTTCTTGCAGCCTGTCTTTATGTACAATCTCAAATTAGTAGTTCAAAAAGAAACTCTGCCCTATATCGAATCATCGAAGACTATTTAGGAATAACTGCTGAAAATTTCTTAGACGATGAAGATAAAGAAACATGCTGTTTAACAGCAGAGCGACTTATTAAAACTCCTAGTGCTTTTGAGCATTCTAATGCAACATTACAGCAAAAAGGAATAACACCATTTACTGAAAAAGAATGGGAACAATTCTCTACATTTTTAAAAGAAATGTGCCATAAAAAAGAAACCAAAGATCCATCTATAAATTTCCCGATCATCTCACTCACCCAACCTTTATTCGGAGCAGCTTTTTCCTATGTTGGAGCAACTGTTGGTGTCGTATTGGCAGAAGGAGTAAGTAACTCCACTTCAGCAATCAGTCCACGTGTGCAATTAACTGCCCTCGTTGGAAGTACTTTATTAGTTTTCAGTCCCGCAGGAACCACTGGAGTTGCTCTTTTCGCGCCTGTCATTGCGACTAAACTTCTTACCTCTTTTTGTACAATCAGCCTGGCTCATATTATGGGAAAAGCCGCAGGATATTTGGGACAAGGAGTGGGCATAGGAGTGGGACTTCCTTTTGATCTTGCTTATAATCTACTGTGGTCTGTTTGTTCTTTGATTGGTCGTTACTACAGTAAGACACCACAATTTGCAGTTATAGATGGGATACGTATTGTAGATGGTGCTACAATCATTGCTGGAATTCCTATTCAACTTGTTCCTGAAAATGCATTACCCTCTGGTTACACCAAAAAAACTCTTGAAATTACCGAAGAAGGTGAAATACGCATTGAGGGTGAAGAGATACAAAACACGCCCATGCAAATCCCTCCAGAAGTAATCGAGGAACTCAACAAACAAATAGTACTTTATACCTCAAACAAAGGGGGCACGGAAATAAAGCAATCGGGCAGTAAAGAACCCATAATCACTGAACCAGATGAACTTGAAGGCTTATCTCTAATTTAAAATTAAAAAACAGTTAAATCATTATAAACAAAGCGATATAAACAAGACGATGCTCTGAAGATTTAACTGTTTTTAGCCTTAAGTGAATTCCATTACTAAAACCAGGCACTACGTTAAAACGTGCCCAGATTAGACAGTTAAGGTCGATTATCAACTTCTTTACGTTGGCTTGGGAGAAAATCTTTTCTATCGAGACCCATAGCTACCGCCAAAGCCCCTGCCACATAGATGGAAGAATAAGTACCAATAAGAATACCGATTATCAATGCTAAAGAAAATCCATGTATAGCCTCGCCGCCATAAATAAATAAAGCAAGAACGACAAACAGGGTCAACATAGAGGTCATAATAGTTCGTGACAGGGTTTGGTTAATCGAGATATTCATAATTTCAATAGAAGTAGCACGACGAATTTTAACAAAATTTTCACGTACCCTATCAAAAACTACAATCGTATCATTTAATGAATATCCAATTACTGCTAATAATCCAGCTAATGCCTTTAGATCAAATTCGACACCAAAAAGAGCAAAAATTCCCAATATTAAAACAGGATCATGCACAAGTGCAACAGCAGAACTCACCGCAAGCCTATACTCAAACCGCATCGCAATGTATATCATTGTCGCTAATAATGAAACCACAACCGCTAACGCGCCTTTAGTTGCTAGTTCCTGACCTACTTGGGGGCCAACAAATTCAACTCGTTGTTTGCTTGCCCCTGGCAAAGCAGTCATCACTTGATCAACCAAGCGTGCTTGTTCTTTATCTTCTCGTGGCGCAATACTAATTAACACATCTTTAGACGTACCATAACTGACAACCTGTGCTTCTTTAAATCCTGCTTTAGCCAGGTTTTCTCGAATTAAGGGTAAATCAGCAGCAGAAGAATAAGAAACTTCAATTTGAGTTCCACCCGTAAAATCCAGTCCCCATTTCAAACCATGAATGGCCAAAGCACCAATAGAAAGAACAAAAATCAATATAGAGAATGTCGCCGTCCAACGACGAGCTCCCATAAAGTCCACGTTTGAATTTGGATTAAAAAATTCCATCTGCGCCTCGTCTTTAAATACCTATAGATAGTTTTTTTACGGTTCTACCACCATAATACCAATTTACAATGCCACGGGTATAAGTAATCCCTGTGAGCATGGAGGTTAATAATCCTAATGAAAGGGTTACCGCAAATCCACGCACAGGCCCCGTACCTACTGCAAAAAGAATAATTGCCACAATTAAGGTAGTTATGTTCGCGTCAAGAATGGTTGCAAAAGCACGTTCATATCCAGCATAAATTGCTGCTTGCGGTGACAAACCATGTCGCAATTCCTCACGGATACGTTCATAAATCAACACATTCGCATCTACAGCCATACCTACCGTCAATACAATTCCAGCAATACCTGGAAGAGTAAGGGTTGCATCAATTACAGATAATAAGGCACACAGCAACACCAGATTAAGTAATAAAGCAACATCCGCAATGAACCCAAAAAACCGGTAATAGAACAACATCAAAATTAAAATTAAGCCCATGCCTACTTCCAGAGAAATGATGCCTCTGCGAATATTTTCTTTTCCTAAAGTTGGGCCCACAGTACGCTCTTCTATAGGATAAATTGCTGCTGGTAAAGCTCCCGCTCTTAACAGTAAAGCCAAATTGCTTGCTTCTTTAGAATCAGCAAGTCCTGTAATTTGAAAATTATTACCTAAAGCATTTTGAATTACTGGAGCGCTAATGACACGCTCTTCACGATGGGTGATTCTTTTTTCAACTCCATTTACGCTTTGTATGCTGTTTTTAGTTTCAACATACACAATGGCCATACGTTTACCAATATTCTCACGAGTAACTTTAGTAAACAAACTTTCACCACCCCCGCCAAGTTGTATTTGTACTGCTGGAGTTGCCGTTTGTTGATCATAGCTAGAAACCGCAGAAGTGATTGAATCACCACTTAAAACTACTTGTCTCTTTAATAAGATAGGATATCCATCCATCATCAACAATTTATCATTGACCGGAACAACTCCAGTTTGTTTGGCAATTTGGGGATCATTATCTTGATCTACTAAATAAAATTGTAGGGTTGCAGTACCTCCAAGAATTTGCTTCGCACGCGCTGCATCCTGAATTCCCGGTAAATCCACAGCAACACGAGTCGCCCCTTGTTGTTGGACTACGGCTTCACCAACTCCTAGTTCATTCACTCTATTACGTAAGATACTCATTGTTTGTTCAATAGTATTTTGTCGCATAGTATTTAATTCAGTAGGAGAAACTGATGCCATAATTCCATTATTTGTCTTATTTTTTACAAAGATAAGATCAGGTATTTTTTCTTTCAAACCTACAAAAGCATTACTCGTAGATTCAGCATCACGGAAACGTAAATCAACACCTTTATCAGGTACAAAACGTATGCCTGTATAACGAATACCAAGCTCACGTAACTCCTGACTGATATTTTTCATGATTCCTTCATAACGGCGACTAATCACACTTTCCACATCAACTTCGAGTAAAAAGTGCACTCCTCCTCTAAGATCCAGACCTTGTTTCATTGGTGCAGCATGAATTGCATCCAACCATCCTGGAGTAGAAGGTGCTAAATTTAAAGCCACTGTGTACTGGGATCCTAAAGCATTTTTAATAGTGTCACGAGCTAATAATTGAGCATCAGTAGAGGAAAAAACCACTTCAACACCTTCGTTTTGAACAACAAGGGAGGTATAGTGCAGCTTATCCTTATTTAAGATATTTTCTACCTGATTTTTTAATTCATCATAATCTACTGGTGTTTCAGATGATATTTGCACCACAGGATTTTCTGTATACAAATTAGGTATGGCGTAAACTAACCCAACGACTGCAATAACGATGAGCATCAGGTTTTTCCATAAAGGATATTTATTTTGCATTTTCCGTGTACCTATGACTTTTTAAAGAGATTTTAAAGTACCTTTTGGCAATACAGCACTCACCGCGCCTCTTTGTAAATTAATCTCCACACCTTCTACAAGACTGATTTTAATGTATTGCTCATCTAAACTAACTACTTTAGCTAGTATTCCCCCTGAAGTGATGATTTCATCACCTTTTTTTAACTTACCTATTAAATCACGATGCTCTTTTGCTCTTTTGTTTTGTGGTCTAATGAGCATAAAGTAAAACAACACAAAAATAGCGGCGATCATGATGAGTGAAAAAGTTCCATCTGCTTGAGGTGCTGATGTAGTCCCCGCGGCAGCCATAGCATCGCTAATAAAAAAACTCATACTATCTCCTTTAATCTACGATTGATAATCGCGTGACATCATATAGCGAATTGCTCTTAAGGTAAATGAATCAAAGTGGAAATTAAAACAGTTTTTCATAATATTGCCTCCCATTTTCTAAGCTATAATTTCCAATAACAGTTTAAAAAGGGATATAAATGAACAATCTGATGCTTGTTCTTCTGTTATCTATAATGAGCTACCCTATATCTGGGTATACATTAGCCGAAAAAAATCTTGAACTTTCAAAGCACCCCACTCTTCTTATCATAAAAAAAATTCCTCTAGTTATTCATGGAAAAAAAACTGAAGTATTTAAAATTGAACAACCAGATGGAACTTGGGGTTATAAAGGAATAAAAGGCCAATACTTTGATGCAATAGTTAAAAATACGACCAATCATCCCACAGTCGTTCATTGGCATGGATTAATTCTACCTAACGCGGAAGATGGTGTGCCTTATGTAACACAGCTACCAATCCCACCTCAGGGAGAGTATCACTATCGTTTTAAATTAAATCAGTCAGGAACTTATTGGATGCATTCTCATTTTGACTTACAAGTCCAGCGCTTTCTTTCTGCTCCATTTATCATCTATGAACCACATGAAAAAAATAATAAAAATGATGTGATTTTATTTCTCAGTGACTTTAGCTATAAAAAACCAGAAGCTATCTTATATGAATTAAAACATAAAGGAACTGCATCTTTAAAAAAGAGAGGGGATCAAAAATCAGAAATGGATGCAATGACGATGAAAAAAAAGATGTCCAAAACGTCAAAGCCTGATTTAAATGATGTAACTTATGATGCTTTTTTAACAAATTATCATAGTCTTTCCAATCCAGAAATACTCCCAGTCCATAGTGGGGAAGTGGTTCGTCTGCGTATTATTGACGGTGCAGCAATGACTAATTTTTTTATCAACCTGGGAAAACTTAAAGGCAAAGCAATCGCTGTTGATGGACAACCTATTAAAGAAATATTTGGAAATCAATTTCAGCTTGCTATAGGACAGCGTAT includes these proteins:
- a CDS encoding amino acid permease, producing MKNSTVDTEKTVKDSGYSRRLKDRHVQLIALGGIIGSGYFLGTGEVINLVGPSVFLAYILGGLIIFLTMLCMGELAVAIPISGSFVTYTADFISPSVACGVGWSYWISWVAYIPAECVAGGIIMEMFTGVNGYIWAICFGLLITYINLAKVDTFGEIEFWLALIKILALLGFVILAILIFFGLIHSPESNGIIGTKYIIGDGGFLPNGTMPLLTAMVLLLVNYQGSEIIGLAAGESENPARMIPHAIRNVTLRILFIYIIPVFCLVLIFPWQKAGLSNSVFADALNFYNLKWAGAVTSFVTLSATLSCANSGFYGTVRALNALARDGMAPHTFAKFNENSVPQNAVIATLITIWILLGVGYFFGQTKLYIALLLVSGFTGTLAWISLCTSQIRFRSRLYQAGYTTKNLRYVTPYSPYTGILAIILMFIALFFLVLNKDPTYKLAFYIGTVSFVIPIIIYKLFDLSKKRKKALHLKTRVKFQDLFPPV
- a CDS encoding tRNA-binding protein, which encodes MIVSYDDFAKIELRSGTVVKVEEFPRAKKPAYKIWVDFGENIGILQTSAQVTVHYTPESLLGRSVVGCVNLGEKNVAGFISQFLLVGFSDESGAICLITADPKVPNGQKLH
- a CDS encoding decaprenyl-phosphate phosphoribosyltransferase; translated protein: MERLKHLFKLLRISHWTKGAFVMLGFCYTPIPGYFVPALLATLAFCLISSAVYIYNDIEDRTEDSLHPQKRHRPLASEKITVSEAIFMLFLLLIAGLALGWLISTKLAIILCIYLVINLAYNHLFKLIPIIDVLCIAAGFMLRVLAGTAGIGLSISVWLTVAATLVSLFIALNKRRMEMQLGLKHTTRKVLKKYNPLMLHWLIIVIGIASFLTYVFYIIYARDQSFYFMLTVPFAAIALWRFAWLAMQDIENDDPVIVFLHDQLSRINLWCFIVLTFMALAQ
- a CDS encoding polysaccharide biosynthesis protein, whose amino-acid sequence is MIEIAKIFLKRLYLKSPVLLNDILAIPIAWYAAYWLRYNLQPFPERLTSTHSFYALALLTVIQVACYFYFKTYRGLWRFFSLNDVIRILKASLTATTIAIPVLYLTSILHALPRSIFPLYCVILTAFLCGARLLRRIYWDRRARGNQTTEIKRVLIVGAGMAGEGLVRDLKRSNQYKPIGFIDDNLSKKGLEVHGVPVLGTTSQITTRVREYAIDLIFIAIPSASSSIMRRIVTYCENSKVPFSTLPGLNDLASGRVEVNALRPVNIEDLLGREQVNLQWDKLIAKISEKRVLVTGGGGSIGSELCRQILALKPKSLVIIENSEFNLYQIELELKQSFPDIPVELKLVSITDEIAINHLFTDYSPEIVFHAAAYKHVPLLENQIRVAVLNNILGTQIVAKASVAAHTEKFILISTDKAVNPTNIMGTTKRVAEIFCQNLNGKVETQFITVRFGNVLGSAGSVVPLFQKQLQSGGPIKVTHPDMQRYFMTIPEACQLILQAMVNGQGGEIFVLDMGEPVKISYLAEQMIRLAGKEPGKDIMIEYTGLRPGEKLFEELFHESEQLDSTEHEKLFKAKFRELNWNELMQTMHLLNSACKENQEDELLILLKSLVPELHATVLETVF
- a CDS encoding protein LphB; this encodes MKSELRWYDCIFILLFLYLLILQIQAIWPFTIDDMYISLRYARHWAAGTGLLWNVGAPPVEGYSNFLFVALGALTILLKGNPIIVLKIAGLIGLYFTCYFIYLISRFWFSKRESLLPCLGLLFYKGQIIWAISGLETAAYQALICGAVYFCFRGMGYQLFPGFRGKSENKYFVFAGLLLALAGMTRPEAPALMILFFILLCWDRPQKEIKHYGQGVFLFCLTLVLFYGPYFLWRLTYFGFLFPNSVYCKGLSDVFTLTLDSNYLKLIWPFALLALPACNKSEGKRHYFLWVPSVFYLIMLVNSDPIVAFDNRLFLPAFGLLLPLALQGISILVYAFWQKRDFVFNTLFYLVYFTIVLFFIPKMSLADYRYFSQNPIRGEQLRIQVVDWLNSHISMGASVVLADCGLIPYLSHLNYIDSYCLNNLSMAHYPEKLRYELFCNNILHKKPAVIILTSLIEQGKVIYTPSDVCLKKLLNKQNNYTLSQIYMANNPDSIYRYEIYTNSSDILPIK